A window from Anastrepha ludens isolate Willacy chromosome Y, idAnaLude1.1, whole genome shotgun sequence encodes these proteins:
- the LOC128870594 gene encoding uncharacterized protein LOC128870594, producing MFKGPLSPLKTVTIPKLELCAATLLAQLMDSSTVLSWLREEPSRFNVFVANRVSTIHQLTEGMQWHYVPTAMNPTDILSKGATPRELLGSKLWMHGPPFLLEAEDNWPRMCSPQPKLPEIRQRVLLSANNHMDISLSFKYINSFGTMQRIFGYASKFINIKKSPRSSQLKAEDIHQGTQLLIRIVQRAQLWPEYTVLQANKCVPNSSSIASLPPFLDDFGIIRVGGRLKNSMLSFSSRHPCILPKDHPLTYAIINYFHSRHHHAGPQALLAFIRMQFWPIGGRKTTARVLQKCIICLKSRPRLVEHIMADLSKERIQASRPFIDTGVDYCGPFYYKPEVRNKSPQKYYVSVFICFPTKAVWMELVRDLSTGAFIDALKRFIATRGIPRCIWFDNATNFVGAKNELKELRDLVLSEKHRSKLHNFCLSNGFVWRFIPPRSPHFGGLWEAAVKTAKQHFHRSASSSFLGFDELRTLVCEICAVINSVPLTPLSENPVDLDVLTPGHCLIGGPMTALPEPDLTALNYSRLDRWQRVTYIQQVFWRRWTQEYLTLLQQRAKWLTPQANIQVNDVVKEENSPPLKWPLARVIEVIPGADGAVRVALLRTSSGIKRRAVNKLCVLPVKDSVESRDLSTGGEGVRSRG from the coding sequence ATGTTCAAAGGCCCACTCTCTCCACTAAAGACCGTCACCATACCCAAGCTGGAACTCTGTGCAGCAACATTGCTCGCACAGCTAATGGATTCCTCCACTGTCCTTTCGTGGCTGCGAGAAGAACCGTCAAGGTTTAACGTTTTTGTCGCCAATCGGGTTTCCACCATACATCAACTGACAGAGGGCATGCAATGGCACTATGTTCCTACAGCAATGAACCCGACTGACATTTTATCGAAGGGAGCTACACCCCGGGAACTTCTAGGATCGAAACTTTGGATGCACGGCCCACCCTTTTTGCTAGAAGCGGAGGACAACTGGCCACGCATGTGCTCACCACAACCAAAACTTCCCGAAATTCGACAAAGGGTTTTGCTTTCTGCAAATAATCATATGGACATTTCCCTTTCATTCAAATACATTAACTCATTCGGAACAATGCAGCGAATTTTTGGGTATGCCAGCAAATTTATTAACATCAAAAAATCGCCAAGGTCATCGCAACTTAAGGCTGAAGACATTCATCAGGGAACTCAACTTCTTATTCGCATAGTACAAAGAGCGCAATTGTGGCCGGAGTACACTGTATTGCAAGCCAATAAATGCGTCCCTAATTCGAGCAGCATTGCCTCGTTACCGCCATTCCTTGATGACTTCGGAATTATTAGAGTCGGTGGACGATTAAAAAATTCGATGCTTAGCTTTTCATCGCGCCATCCATGCATTCTACCGAAGGATCATCCACTGACGTACGCAATAATCAACTATTTTCATAGTAGGCATCACCATGCAGGTCCTCAAGCTTTACTCGCCTTTATTCGTATGCAGTTTTGGCCAATAGGTGGCAGGAAAACAACAGCTCGCGTTCTACAAAAATGCATTATCTGCCTCAAATCAAGACCGAGACTCGTCGAGCACATAATGGCTGATCTGTCCAAGGAACGCATTCAGGCTTCGCGGCCCTTCATAGACACCGGTGTGGATTACTGCGGCCCGTTTTATTATAAGCCTGAAGTGCGCAACAAATCGCCACAAAAATATTATGTTAGCGTGTTCATATGCTTCCCTACAAAGGCTGTTTGGATGGAGTTGGTAAGAGACCTTTCAACGGGTGCATTTATTGACGCATTAAAAAGATTCATAGCCACGCGTGGAATACCAAGATGTATCTGGTTTGACAATGCAACGAATTTTGTAGGCGCTAAGAACGAGCTTAAGGAACTACGAGACTTAGTTCTCAGTGAAAAACACCGCAGCAAACTTCACAACTTTTGCCTCAGTAATGGTTTCGTTTGGCGCTTCATTCCCCCTCGCTCCCCGCACTTTGGCGGTTTGTGGGAAGCAGCCGTAAAGACAGCCAAGCAACATTTCCATCGTTCCGCTAGCTCATCATTTCTTGGGTTTGATGAATTGCGTACATTGGTATGTGAAATCTGTGCTGTGATTAATTCGGTTCCTCTAACCCCTCTTTCAGAAAATCCAGTGGATTTGGATGTCCTAACACCAGGGCATTGTTTGATTGGTGGTCCTATGACAGCTCTTCCTGAACCGGATCTCACGGCGCTAAATTACTCGCGCCTTGATCGATGGCAACGTGTAACATATATACAACAAGTCTTTTGGAGGCGGTGGACTCAAGAGTATCTCACTCTTCTCCAGCAACGCGCAAAATGGCTTACGCCTCAAGCCAATATTCAAGTCAATGATGTCGTAAAGGAAGAAAATTCACCACCCTTGAAGTGGCCTCTAGCACGAGTAATTGAAGTTATCCCTGGAGCAGATGGTGCCGTACGAGTGGCACTTTTGCGAACATCTAGTGGCATAAAGCGTCGAGCCGTAAACAAACTGTGTGTTCTCCCGGTAAAGGATTCTGTTGAAAGCCGTGACCTTTCAACGGGGGGGGAGGGTGTTCGGAGCCGCGGATGA
- the LOC128870595 gene encoding uncharacterized protein LOC128870595: protein MILQQLDKTTQAKWEETSSISELPSWDQLTAFLERRCRMLENVEHAVQTQTGQALRHSKNDSISQRKTFVASKGSTRVCIFCGSPGHAIYSCQLFANLDPNSRLGEVKKLELCLNCLKAGHQMRNCKSGSCRTCQSKRHTLLHFYRSTASLTDSQADASSVATIRSSAMTASISASLNAPVSPSDAVLLATAVILVKNRAGIFVSCRALLDSGSQLHFVTTRFANQLQLFQTKASATVSGIGDANFPTEGYSLDLVLKSRISDFSTSITALVEKTITDNQPGCSVSTNEWSVPSNIPLADPGFNLPQRIDLLIGAGLFFDLLCVGQIRLGSGLPLLQKTRLGWVLSGGGQQTPNLSSFVVRQKSSSGLIPSTRLDYLVRRFWEIEHIFEPVSKASKEDLDCEAHFQGNYFRLPSGEYSVRLPIKRSMDALGDSYLQARQRFQGLERKFARNPDLKAEYSKFIKEYLELNHMSLVSNEVVQQCKYFLPHHCAIKDDTLSADICKMYRCVRVTPPDNMLQCILWRESPQEDFRIYKLDTVTYGTKPAAFLAIRAMHQLAADESATDPIGAEAVLRDFYVDDLITGGDSMAEVLNIKLQTTSLLTRGSFKLRKWCSNSPEILRDIPDVDKEKFLKFDDGSDITKALGLVWDPHKDKLLFSFVPQREFGKNSKRSALSTLARC from the exons ATGATTCTCCAGCAACTTGACAAAACGACGCAGGCCAAATGGGAGGAAACCTCTTCGATCAGCGAGCTGCCATCCTGGGATCAATTGACTGCATTCTTGGAAAGGCGCTGCCGAATGCTTGAGAATGTTGAGCATGCTGTTCAAACACAGACTGGTCAGGCGCTAAGGCATAGCAAAAACGACAGTATTAGTCAAAGGAAAACGTTTGTCGCCTCCAAAGGCTCAACAcgtgtttgtatattttgtggATCACCCGGGCATGCAATTTATAGTTGTCAACTTTTCGCAAATTTAGATCCGAACTCGCGCCTGGGGGAAGTTAAGAAGCTTGAACTTTGTCTTAACTGCCTCAAGGCTGGCCATCAAATGCGGAACTGCAAATCCGGATCGTGCCGCACCTGCCAGTCGAAACGCCACACGCTCCTGCATTTTTACCGCTCAACTGCTTCGTTAACCGATAGTCAAGCCGATGCTTCATCAGTGGCCACAATTCGATCCAGTGCTATGACTGCATCGATATCTGCTTCGCTTAATGCCCCCGTGTCTCCTTCTGATGCTGTGCTCCTAGCTACTGCCGTCATTCTTGTAAAAAATCGTGCTGGAATCTTCGTGTCCTGTCGCGCTCTTTTGGATTCTGGTTCCCAGTTGCACTTCGTCACAACTCGCTTCGCAAATCAACTTCAGCTATTCCAAACAAAAGCTTCTGCTACAGTCTCTGGAATTGGAGATGCCAACTTCCCAACGGAAGGTTACTCACTCGATCTCGTACTTAAGTCGCGGATTTCAGATTTTTCAACAAGCATCACTGCCCTTGTTGAGAAAACCATCACCGACAATCAGCCTGGCTGCTCCGTGAGCACCAACGAGTGGAGTGTTCCGTCGAATATACCACTAGCCGATCCTGGGTTCAACTTACCACAGCGTATTGATCTGCTCATCGGAGCAGGACTGTTCTTCGATCTACTTTGTGTGGGTCAGATACGCTTAGGATCTGGTTTACCACTACTTCAGAAAACTCGTCTCGGATGGGTGCTATCTGGAGGTGGGCAACAAACTCCAAACCTGTCATCATTCGTCGTGAGGCAGAAATCCTCCAGTGGTCTCATTCCCAGCACTCGGCTGGACTATTTAGTACGTCGGTTTTGGGAGATCGAGCACATTTTCGAACCGGTCTCTAAGGCCTCCAAAGAAGATCTTGACTGCGAAGCCCACTTCCAGGGAAATTATTTTCGATTGCCATCAGGTGAATACTCTGTTCGTCTGCCCATAAAACGCAGCATGGATGCCCTAGGAGACTCCTATTTACAAGCTCGTCAACGCTTTCAAGGTCTGGAACGAAAATTCGCCCGTAACCCTGATCTAAAGGCAGAATACAGTAAGTTTATTAAGGAATATCTGGAACTCAACCACATGTCGCTGGTTTCCAACGAGGTTGTACAACAATGCAAGTACTTCCTGCCACATCATTGCGCTATCAAGGATGACA CACTTTCTGCAGACATCTGTAAGATGTATAGGTGTGTTCGCGTCACTCCACCGGACAACATGCTCCAATGTATTTTGTGGCGAGAATCTCCACAAGAAGACTTTCGCATCTATAAGCTCGACACGGTGACGTATGGAACTAAGCCTGCAGCGTTTCTAGCCATCCGAGCCATGCACCAACTCGCAGCAGACGAATCCGCGACTGATCCCATTGGAGCAGAAGCGGTACTTCGGGACTTCTATGTAGATGACCTGATAACTGGGGGCGATTCAATGGCAGAAGTACTCAACATTAAACTGCAAACAACTAGCCTTCTTACCCGAGGAAGCTTCAAGTTACGCAAATGGTGCTCTAATAGTCCTGAGATCCTTCGTGATATTCCTGACGTAGACAAGGAAAAGTTTCTTAAGTTTGACGATGGCAGTGACATCACCAAAGCACTGGGGCTTGTCTGGGACCCGCACAAGGACAAATTGCTATTTTCATTTGTACCACAAAGAGAATTCGGAAAAAACTCCAAACGCTCTGCTTTGTCTACACTAGCTCGATGTTAA
- the LOC128870596 gene encoding uncharacterized protein LOC128870596 — MQGEDIDRVAFLRLKTKSIFNRLERLIKELDSDKLHSMDEYSISATLESLVELKSNFSVAHTSLEKLDFDSIASDLPSHFDTALINLRASLQREIGKRSTSQHCSTFRMNSSEAQSIIVNANSSRLPLLTLPKFCGAYTEWTNFYSMFTSIIDKDSDLTNIDKLQHLCSCLSGAALDTVRSLEISNDNYKTALELL; from the coding sequence ATGCAAGGGGAAGATATAGATCGAGTAGCCTTTCTAAGACTGAAAACCAAGTCTATTTTCAACAGATTGGAGCGCTTAATCAAAGAGTTGGACTCAGACAAGCTGCACAGTATGGACGAGTACAGTATTTCGGCAACGCTAGAATCTCTGGTCGAATTGAAATCCAACTTTTCTGTCGCGCATACAAGCTTAGAGAAATTAGATTTTGACTCCATAGCCAGCGATTTGCCAAGCCACTTCGATACTGCTCTAATCAACCTTAGGGCTAGCTTGCAACGCGAGATAGGTAAACGTAGTACCTCTCAACATTGCTCCACGTTCAGGATGAACTCCAGTGAAGCCCAATCAATCATCGTGAACGCCAATAGTTCACGTCTACCATTACTAACGCTGCCTAAATTTTGTGGGGCCTACACTGAGTGGACAAATTTCTATTCGATGTTCACGTCAATTATCGACAAGGACAGCGACCTCACAAACATCGACAAACTACAACATTTGTGTTCCTGTTTGAGTGGCGCTGCCCTCGACACCGTGCGCTCACTGGAAATAAGCAATGATAATTATAAAACTGCTTTAGAACTTTTGTAG